The genomic stretch ggaaaataatagtctatccaacaaatggtgctgggacaactataTATCCTacatagccacatgcaaaagaatgaatctgaacctctacctcacaccacacacaaaaatgaactcaaaatggatcatagacctaaatgtaagagctaaaactataaaatgcttagaaaaaaatacataagtcAGTCTTCATGATCTTaggttaggcaatgatttcttatacatgatatcaaaagcacaagtgatgaaagagaagacagataAGAATgagttcatcaaaatttaaaacttctatgcTGCAAAGGCCACcatcaaggaagtgaaaagacaaccaacagactgggagaaaatatttgcaaattatatactTGATAAAGGACCTGTATCCAAAACATGTAAGAATTCTTACAAttcaataatgaaaagacaaagaatccaactaaaaaatgagcaaagacttaaacagacatttctccaaagaaaataaagagccaataagtacattaaaagatgttcaaaatcatcagtcatcagggaagtgcaaatcaaaatgagAGATCCCCTTACACCTATTAAGGCAATTAAAAcccaaaagacagacaataacaagtattggcaaggatgtagagaaatttaAACTCTTATATACTGCTGGTGaaactgtaaaatggtacagccactttggacaacagtttgacagttcctcaaaagattaaacactgagttaccatatgacccagcaattccactcctaggtatatacccaagagaattaaaaacatatgtccacacaaagacttgtacatgaatgtttatagcccCATTATTCATAATAAACCAAAGAGTTGAAGCAACCCACAAGAtaatcaactgataaatggataaatacaaCATTCTATATCCATACAAAGAATATTATTCtgcagtaaaaaggaacaaagtactaaTTCATGCtactacatggatgaaccttgaaaatattacgctgagtgaaagaaCCCAGTCACAaaaatcacatattgtatgatgccatagagagacagaaaatagactaGTGTTTACTAGGGACTATGTGTGGGGGAATGAAGAGTGACAGCTAACAGATACAAGGTTTCTTTctggaatgatgaaaatgttccaaaattgtaTTATGAAGATGGTTGCAAAATTCTATAAATATACTAGAAACTActaaattgcacactttaaacaGGTGACTTCATAGTATGTAAAGCTATTTAAAGGGTAAAAGATATACCcaatacttaatattttattcctgtatttttttttaattggggtatagctgatttacaatgctgtgttagtttcaggtgtacagcaaagtgaatctgttatataaataaatatagccactcttttttagattcttttcctatataggccattacagagtattgaatagagttccctgtgctatacagtaggtccttattagtcatctgttttatatatagtagtgtgtatgtgccaatcccaatcttccaatttttcctcccccaccccttacccccccgtaaccataagtttattttctacatctgtaactctattttggttttgtagataagttcacttgtagcctttttttagattccatatataaagtgatatcatatggtatttgtcctcctctgtctgacttacttcactcagtataagaatctctaggtccatccattcatgttgctgcaaatggcattattttgttcttctttatggctgataatattccactgtatatcttGTATTTCTCAGAGCACACACGCCCCTTTCCCTTACCTTGAAGCCACAGCCCAGCCTGGCAGTCCAAACCTCTCATAGTCCCCTCCATAAATGTCTCGTACTAGTTTATCCACTTTGGTGCTATCTCCACGTGATGCCATTTCAAGAGCTTCTTCAAATGTGGTACAGCCAGTAAGAAGACAGCAAAGACCAAAAAACGTTCCTCCTccaagactgtgattaaaaacaaacatagtattataacatttttcaaaataagaatagGAAGGTAATACTTATGAATCCAAAACCATATTCATGTATCAACCCACTCCTGCCCCATCCCAATCACGCAGATGCCACTAAGTAGGAAACAAGTctgtgaaaagataaaaataaagtgtcTAATGGACACCTTGAAGATACCATATTCACATAAGCCAAGCAAACAAAGCAGCAAAACACAGGGCCCGCCTCTTTACCCATGTCCCCAATGCAGTCTGGTCACCTGCTGAGTACTAGGAGCCTCAGGTGCAGATCAGCCCACCAGGGCCATGGTGGcacctcttccctttctctctccaagTGCAAGCCCCGAGTCATCCTCATCCAAGCATCTTGTCACCCTGGGTCATCAGCCCCCCTTACCCGACTAGAACTCCTCCATGAATGTATTTTCTCTCCCAAAATTACTCCTCTCATTCTTTAACTGACACCTGTTCAAAAACGTGTTTATCCCAATCCCCAGCTCCTGTTTTTCCTCAAGTGATCGCTGATCCTTAAACCAAAAGGTATTCATTCTCATCTGCCACCTAATCCTCCCTTTTCAGACTACCCTCCCCCAAACATTTTTCTATTGCTCAGTACCTCAACTTCTAGATCTCACGACATCCCCTGGCCATGTGTATGTGTGGATACATGTAAAATCTAAACTAGTTCAAAGCTGGGATCTTGCCTTGCCTTCTCCTTATAAATGCTACCTAGTAGCTTTGGTTATTTTATGGTATATGCACACCATAACACtatctgagggcagggaccttgggCTCAATGAGTCTGCTGATGAGATATTTTATGAAACTATGGTAATGAAATCTTCAGCAATAGAGATTAAAGAAAAGTAGACCATGAAATCAGAATTTCCAAAGAGAAACAATATTTGCTTGTATAATCCCAGAGAAACATATCTTTCACATAATTTTAACAGGTTCTTGAAGATGTTCTTACATGCAGTACCTGAAAACTCAGTTTTAACCCATTATGATATCAAGAATAAATAATGACCTTTATATAAAAGACCTACCTGGTACCTGTGACCCGCTTATAATTATCTTTGGAATATACTGCTAAGATGCTAACCCCAGAGCCAATGTTCACCAGGAGCAGAGGGTATGGATTTCTCAAATCAAATGGTAACTTCTGACATTTTTCAGAATCAGCAGGGTTTTCAAAGTAATAGCACTGTGACCGTCCATTGAATCCAACTGAGTCAATGTATAAAATTCCTTTTATTAAGCAATCTAGTTCATCAAGTTTGCAAAGCTGAAGATCACCTATctgtaatgaaataaaaacatattcagaTTTTTTAACAAGCCAAGCAGAAATAAAAACTCCGTTTAATAAGGCATTCCCCTCTACATAAGACAAACCATAAAAGTGCTCATGGATGTGTACTATTTGTGCCTGCTTTACAAAACAGATCTGCAGACAACAAATATAGGGATGGAATGACAAGACAGAATTCTGTGCCCACAGACCCAACACACTCAAACCACCGCAGCAGCTGGAGAAATGTGCCAAAACCCAAGCAGAAAACAAGATGTCTGCTTACGGGAACCATGAGGCAGGAGCACAGCTGAGGTCACAGCCCCATCAGAAAGCAGACTCTAAGAAGTCTAAATGATGCAAGGACCTGGAAACACATGGCAGGAGCCACAAGGAATCCAACATCTACCTTCCAAAGACCATCTTCAAGGCTACAGAGCAGTATCAAAGTAGGCCAcactttattattaataatctgCAGCCAAGGGACTGAAAGTATCCAATTAGAAAGTAAAATACTTCACTATTTAAACTGATTACAGCCTCAAGGGATGGGGGGAGTTTAGcagaatcaaaatttaaaacactgttatcaacttaatttcatttaaataattaataaagggATGATTAAATTATTATTCATATTATGAAACACTGTATAGCAATTAAGAATGAAGAGGATCtttatacaaacatacatatatatcaatatatatacatttttttttttggccgcgctgcaaaGCATGCAGGAtgttacttccccgaccagggattgaacccgggccccctacagTTGAAGTgcagtcttcaccactggaccgccagggaagtcccaagaatgaaGAGGATCTTTATTCAATTAAGAATTGAAGTGGGAAGAACTCCAAGACATGTttttagtcaaaaaaaaaaaaaaaaaaaaaaaaaaagctgagaaatattttatacaatatgATCCAATTTGCCttattttaaaaccatatttATATGCACGTGTATGTGTCATACACAGTCATACACAGAAAAACTAAAGATACATAAACTTTTAACTGTGGTAACTTTGCAGAGATGATATAAAGCAACTTACACTTTTTACTCTATGAACTTCTACCCCATTTGAATGCTACCAGCATTATCTACCTACTCAATATATGTGACAAATACAAAGATGCCTCAACGGCCTAAAGCACCTATTTCTGTTTAAAACCAAGTTTAGCCCTGCAAGTCCTCCCCCTTTAATTCAACTCTCATTTGATTACATTATACTCAATTTACTTTGATCCAAAGGATATGGAAGTTAATAGGTAACTTCATCTTAATCCTTAAGTAATCCCTAATTACGAATATTAAATTACTCCTCTGACAAACCCAAGCCCTTGAAAATGTTCATCACTGTCCTTATTTTATCTGCTCATGCCCTCCCTGCCACGATGAATTCAATTCTGATTTCCTGACACTTGAATCTCAAGTGTCAGCATTTTCATTTCAAAGCAAAATCGTTTTACACTGGTAGCCTACTGGAATAAATGTAGTTTTCTGCCATTGTATGTCAAACCAATACCTCCTTTTATCTTTCCCATAATTCATGTTAACCTGAACTGCCCTGCTGTGCTATTATTCCTAATGAATCCCAGCCTAATTGACAGAGTCAGATGACCAAATACGTAAGTTATTTCACTAACTCAAGTTACTCATAATGTATGTGTTGCACCCACAAGCAAACTCAATACAATGTGAGGAAATCTgattcacattaaaaaagaaacagggtaaactccatatttttaaaaatacttcactgTGGTTTATTAGATAATAGTTACTCCCGATGCACAAACGGGATTTGTTAGGCATTTCATTTTCCCCCAGTTTTCAAGGACAGCGCTGGTGCATACAGATGAGAAACCCCAACAGCCTAAAAGCCAATCCCTAAAGTCTAAAATCTACTCTGCACCTCTCCTTGGATTAGCACACAGCACACAACCTCTGGTAACAGCCCAAATGGTATTCAAACATGTTCCAAAGGCATCTCTACAGGGTCCCAGAAATCGAGAGGTTTTCTCCTCTACCTATCAGTTATAATCCAGAGTCCAC from Balaenoptera acutorostrata chromosome 15, mBalAcu1.1, whole genome shotgun sequence encodes the following:
- the PANK2 gene encoding pantothenate kinase 2, mitochondrial isoform X3; translation: MVPIGDLQLCKLDELDCLIKGILYIDSVGFNGRSQCYYFENPADSEKCQKLPFDLRNPYPLLLVNIGSGVSILAVYSKDNYKRVTGTSLGGGTFFGLCCLLTGCTTFEEALEMASRGDSTKVDKLVRDIYGGDYERFGLPGWAVASSFGNMMSKEKREAVSKEDLARATLITITNNIGSIARMCALNENINQVVFVGNFLRINTIAMRLLAYALDYWSKGQLKALFSEHEGYFGAVGALLELLKIP